A single genomic interval of Alligator mississippiensis isolate rAllMis1 chromosome 15, rAllMis1, whole genome shotgun sequence harbors:
- the TMPRSS12 gene encoding transmembrane protease serine 12, translated as MTSETAVGEQAPARASPAASRGSHLAPARHFVLRSRMRPGLIAAPLLGLLLLLQTGAGVLALWTARRAPAGTWRPRGNAALPRAGCGEQPLVDQLSGPRIVGGRDAPLGAWPWQVSLQVFRPGLGFRHLCGGALVAERVVLSAAHCARDRRDPSQWRAMIGVNNLFKPERHTVKSSVEEIVIHPEFKKETFENDIALFKLDKSLGYSDYIQPICLPFAHFHVNIENRTQCFITGWGSISEKGESARILQEAEVYIIPSDICNGFDWYAGMITANMLCAGDESGGIDSCQGDSGGPLACYDPSASKYYLTGITSFGFGCGRPRLPGIYVRMSQYDRWVNTHILLGSKSTAMSIALALNFLCVGWILLETA; from the exons ATGACGTCAGAAACGGCCGTTGGGGAGCAGGCGCCCGCTCGCGCCAGCCCCGCCGCGTCACGTGGTTCGCACCTCGCGCCAGCCCGCCATTTTGTGCTTCGAAGCAGGATGCGGCCGGGCCTCATTGCCGCCCCGCtgttggggctgctgctgctgctgcagacggGCGCCGGCGTCCTGGCGCTGTGGACGGCCAGGAGGG CCCCCGCGGGCACGTGGCGGCCGCGCGGTAACGCTGCGCTCCCCCGGGCAGGGTGCGGGGAGCAGCCGCTCGTGGACCAGCTGTCGGGGCCGCGGATCGTGGGCGGCCGGGACGCGCCGCTGGGAGCCTGGCCCTGGCAAGTCAGCCTGCAGGTCTTCCGGCCCGGCCTGGGCTTCCGGCACCTGTGCGGCGGGGCGCTGGTGGCCGAGCGCGTCGTGCTGAGCGCCGCGCACTGCGCGCGGGACCGGCG GGACCCAAGCCAGTGGAGGGCTATGATTGGTGTAAATAACCTTTTTAAACCTGAGAGACATACTGTGAAAAGCAGTGTTGAAGAAATTGTTATCCATCCAGAATTCAAGAAGGAGACTTTTGAAAATGACATTGCATTATTTAAACTAGATAAATCTTTAGGCTACAGTGACTACATTCAGCCCATCTGCTTACCCTTTGCTCACTTTCATGTAAATATTGAAAACCGGACACAATGCTTCATAACTGGTTGGGGCAGTATTTCTGAGAAAG GTGAAAGCGCACGTATATTACAAGAAGCTGAAGTATATATTATTCCTTCAGATATTTGTAACGGTTTTGATTGGTATGCAGGGATGATTACTGCAAATATGCTTTGTGCTGGTGATGAATCAGGAGGTATAGATAGTTGTCAG GGAGACAGCGGTGGACCGTTAGCATGCTATGATCCTTCTGCCAGCAAATACTACCTGACAGGGATTACAAGTTTTGGGTTTGGCTGTGGCCGGCCTAGGCTTCCTGGAATCTACGTGCGTATGTCTCAGTATGACAGATGGGTAAACACTCATATTTTGCTGGGCAGCAAATCTACAGCTATGAGCATTGCACTGGCCTTGAACTTCTTATGTGTAGGGTGGATATTACTAGAGACTGCCTGA
- the LOC102577057 gene encoding N6-adenosine-methyltransferase TMT1A-like: MAEAAILFLCVCVQLLALPIYLLSFLGIWKPFGSKVFFPFFIERFSEHYNQKTSVQKRELFHNLQEFTGSSKVLRLLEIGTGTGTNFQFYPPGCRITCSDTNSNFQRGLSKSMNQNQHLQFEHFLVAPAENLNQVADGSMDVVVCTLVLCSVQNVEDVLKEVKRVLRPGGAFYFLEHVAADHSSWSYFWQQVLYPTWKLVFNGCCLTREPWKEIEKAKFSEVKLRHISVPLGWTPLEAHVIGYAVK, translated from the exons ATGGCAGAGGCAGCAATCCTATTTCTCTGTGTCTGCGTGCAACTGCTTGCCCTGCCCATATATCTGCTATCGTTCCTGGGCATATGGAAACCTTTTGGTAGTAAGGTCTTCTTCCCCTTTTTCATTGAGAGGTTCTCTGAACATTACAACCAGAAAACATCAGTGCAGAAACGGGAGCTGTTTCACAACCTGCAGGAGTTCACAGGCTCTTCGAAAGTACTGaggctgctggaaattgggaCCGGCACTGGCACCAACTTCCAATTCTATCCACCTGGCTGTAGAATTACCTGTTCGGACACAAACAGCAACTTCCAGCGTGGTCTTTCCAAGAGCATGAACCAGAACCAGCACCTGCAGTTTGAGCACTTCCTGGTGGCTCCAGCGGAGAACTTGAACCAGGTGGCTGATGGCTCCATGGATGTAGTGGTCTGCACCTTGGTCCTGTGCTCTGTGCAGAATGTAGAGGATGTCTTGAAAGAAGTTAAGAGAGTGCTCAGACCA GGTGGTGCTTTCTACTTCTTAGAGCACGTGGCTGCAGATCATTCAAGCTGGAGCTATTTTTGGCAGCAAGTCCTCTATCCAACCTGGAAGCTTGTGTTTAACGGATGCTGCTTGACGAGAGAGCCGTGGAAAGAGATAGAAAAGGCCAAGTTTTCAGAAGTAAAGTTACGGCACATAAGTGTGCCCTTAGGGTGGACTCCTCTTGAGGCTCATGTAATTGGATATGCTGTGAAATAA
- the LOC102571011 gene encoding N6-adenosine-methyltransferase TMT1A: MVLIPLLQRCVQLLALPVYLLVYLGLWEPFCKKVFPYAMARIANFYNLKFFEKKQELFSSLREFSGPSGELNLLEIGTGSGANFQFFPPGCRLTCTDPNPNFEKFLLKSMAQNPHLQYEHFVVASGENLHSVADGSMDAVVCTLVLCSVSSIERVLNEVLRVLRPGGAFYFLEHVADDPSSWGYFWQQIWEPTWRYLGDGCCLTRETWKDLEKAKFSQLELCHINGPMKWSPVLPHIIGYAVK; this comes from the exons ATGGTGCTGATACCTCTCCTCCAAAGGTGTGTCCAGCTCCTTGCACTGCCTGTCTACCTGCTGGTTTACCTGGGCTTATGGGAGCCCTTCTGTAAAAAGGTCTTCCCATATGCCATGGCCAGGATTGCTAACTTTTACAACCTCAAGTTCTTTGAGAAGAAGCAGGAGCTCTTCAGCAGCCTGAGGGAGTTTTCAGGCCCCTCAGGGGAGCTCAACCTGCTGGAGATTGGCACAGGCTCAGGTGCCAACTTCCAGTTCTTCCCACCTGGCTGCCGGCTGACTTGTACTGACCCCAACCCCAACTTCGAGAAGTTCCTGTTGAAGAGTATGGCTCAAAACCCGCATCTCCAGTATGAGCACTTTGTGGTGGCTTCTGGTGAGAACCTGCACTCTGTGGCTGATGGCTCCATGGATGCTGTGGTTTGCACCCTGGTGCTGTGTTCAGTGAGCAGCATTGAGAGAGTCCTGAATGAAGTCCTGCGAGTGCTCAGGCCG GGTGGTGCTTTCTATTTTTTGGAGCATGTGGCTGATGATCCTTCCAGCTGGGGCTACTTTTGGCAACAGATATGGGAGCCAACCTGGAGATATTTGGGAGACGGATGCTGCCTGACCAGAGAGACCTGGAAAGACCTGGAGAAAGCAAAGTTCTCTCAACTGGAGCTGTGCCACATAAATGGCCCAATGAAATGGAGCCCTGTTCTGCCTCATATCATTGGATATGCTGTGAAATAA